Genomic window (Propionibacteriaceae bacterium ZF39):
CGCGGCGCGCCCGGCGACGGCTGTGGCGACCGACTGGTCGCCGAACAGTGCCAGGTCGCGATATTCGATGCGGAGCGTGCCGTCATCGACGTATTGCTGAAGTTCGGGATAGGTCTGCATCGTCCACCGCGCGCAATAGGGGCACCGATAGTCGGACCACTCGGTGAGCACGACCTTGGCATCCACTCTGCCCTTGGCCAGCGGATCGTTCTCGACGCGGCGGGGCAACTGGAGAAGGATGCGTTCGACCTCGGGGTCGGGGGTGGGGACCGTCTGGGCGGGCTCGGGTGCCGCATTGGTGGCCGTGGGGGCAGCCGGCGTCGCTGCGGGGAGGCGCTTGCCCTCGCCGATTTGTTGGCCCAGCACGAACGCCAGGACCACGCTCAGAACCCAGGCCGCCACGAGCGCCGCTGTCCCCTTGCGGGACTTCTCGTCCTCGATTGATGCCACTGATGACTCCTCGGGTCATTTGCGATCGTCCAACTTCGGTCGGACGGCCATGGGATGGTCTCCGGTCTGCTCTCAGCGCAACATAATGTGCGAACACAAGGTGAATTGACTCTATTCGGGGGGTAGAGACAGTGACGATGAAGAGGATTCCGCCTGCAGTGCGGCGTGAGATGTTGCTGGACGCAGCGTTTCGCGTGATTTCCGAGCGCGGAGTCTCCGCCGCCACGACCCGGGCGATCTGTGCCGAGGCCGACATGCCGCTGGCCAGCTTCCACTATGTCTTCGAGTCCCAGAACGAGTTGATGCGTCAGTTGCTGCACCGGGTCATCGATGCGGCCGGCAACATGGAGCGGGTCCCGGAGTTCACCGAAGACCTGCGCGAAAACGTGGAGTTGATGCTCCTGCACGCCCTCGACTGGGCCATCGAGAACCGGGGTGAGGACCTCGCCTATTACGAGTTGGGCAACTTCGCCCTGCGCACGCCCGGGTTCGAGGACCTGGCTCGCTATCGCCTCGACCAGGCGTTGGAAGTGATCACGCGGGCCTTCCACCTACTGGAAGCGATCCACGGCAGCAACATGGTGCGGGACAAGCGCGAGGTGGCCTGGATGGCCCTCACGTTCATCGAGGGGATCGGTCTGATGTTCCTCAACAGCGGCGATGCGGAGATGGCCCGCCGGGCGGTAAAGGGATATGCCGGGTTCCTCGTCGACTTTGCCCAGGGGCGCGCCGGGGGGCCGGTGCAATCCTGAGAAGAAGTTAGGCGAGTGTGCCATTTTCTTGGGTTCAGTTTGGTTTCGGGTGGCGGAGCGTGTTTAACTCGCTCAGCGATGTAACGATCTGATCTCAAGAAGGCGAAGTACCTTGGCTGACGACAAGCGTGACAATCTCCCCGAGCTCCTGGACGAGGACGGCCCCAACGTCGACCTCGCCGACACCGGAGTTCGATCCTTCCGATCCCGCGTGGAGAAGTTCGCTCTTCCCAGTGTGATGGCGTTGGCGGTTGCCGCCGGGCTGGTGTTCGGCGGAATCGCGCCCGATGGTGCCGACAACCAGGCCCTGACCGCGGCCCCCGCGGCTGTGACCTCGGACATCAACCGGGCGGTCGACGGCACGAGCCGCAGCGGGGAGCGTACGCCGGCGGAAGCCGAGGCTGCCGATCCCACCCCCGAGGCCGCCCCGACCGAGGAGGCCCCCGCAGAGGAGGCCCCGGCGGAGGAGGCTCCGGCCGAGGAAGACGCCCGCAAGAACCTGGTCAACACGGAGACCAAGGCGCTGTCCGCGATCTCCAAGGAGCCGACCGCTTCGGCGTCGGCCTCCGCCACCTCGTCGGGTTCGAAGCTCTATGCGACCGAGAAGGTCAACGTCCGCGACCGGGCCAGCGCCTCCAGCGAGCGCATCGGGTCGGTCGACAAGGGTGACTCGGTCAACTCGACCGGCCAGACCAGCAATGGTTTCACCGAGGTCTCGCTGAACGGCCGCAAGGGTTGGGTGAGCAGCCAGTTCCTGTCGCGGACCGCGCCGGCCGCTGCCCCTGCCGCGCCCTCGAGCTCCAGCGCCTCGCGTTCGGCCAGCTCCGGCTCGTCGGCCGCCGCTCCCGCCGCTCCCGCTCCGCGGTCCAACGGCAACTGCCCGATCGCTCGCGGTGTGACCCCGCGTGCGGCCGCGCTCAACCAGGCTATCTGTGACCGCTTCCCGTCCGTCCGCTCCTATGGCGGCTATCGTGCGGGTGACAGCGGTGCCCACGGCTCGGGCCGCGCCCTCGACGTCATGGTGACCGGCGCGACCGGCACCGAGATCGCCAACTGGGCGCGTGCCAACGCCGGTGCCTATGGCATCACCGAGGTCATCTGGCAGCAGCGCATCTGGACCACGCAGCGTTCCGGCGAAGGCTGGCGCGGCATGTCCGACCGTGGCGGCGCGACCGCCAACCACTTCGATCACGTGCACATCACCCTGCGCTGATCAGCAGCTACATCGCACGCAACAGCCCCGCACTCCGGTGCGGGGCTGTTGCCGTTGCCGGCAATTTTCAGACTCGTTCTCGTTTGTGGAACGACAAGGGATTTCGGATCAGGAATGTTCTAAGATTGGGTTGTACGGCGGTTGACGATCTCAACCTGGCGTACGGGCCACCACAACACATCTAGTTCAAGGATCTGATCCAGAATGTCGTTCGCCAGTAAGTTCAACGAGAAGCGTGCTGCTGCCCGGGCCTCCCGGAAACTGCAGCGGGCGATCCGTGAGGCTGGTTCGTCGACCATGCGCGACGAACTGCTGATCGCAGCCCAGCGCGGCGGACTGCGCTGACCTTCGCCCTCGAGGCTCAAGCCCCTGCCCTTCGGCGGGGGCTTTTGCGTTCTCCGAGGCGTGGTGAATCTCGCGGGAGCGGGACTGTGCCCCTGATGGGTGCCAGGCACTGTGCCCCTGGTCGGCACCGGATTCGGCTCCGCGAGCGCTTGATTGTTAAACCTTTGACTGTCTGGTCGTTGACGATCTCGTCCGCCGGCGAAATCACACCACTTTCAGTTGAAGGATTGACTCACATGTCGTTCGCGAAGAAGTTGTCCGAGTTGCGCGCTGCCCTCCAGGCCCGATCCCTGGATCAGGCCATCCGCGAGGCGGATTCGCCCTCCCTGCGTGACGAACTCCTCCTCCTCGCCCAGCGGGCCAACGAGCGCTGATCGACTTCCCGCCCTGACCAGGCCTCTGCCCTTTCGGGCAGGGGCCTTTGTCACGTGCGTAGCGCTGCGTCGTCACCGCAGTTCCTGTCTCGAAGCTCCTCCGTTTCGCCCCTGCGCTCTTCAGCTCCCGCTAACCCGTTCAGCTTCCGCCAACCCCTTGAGCTCCCGCCAACGTCTTCAGCTCCCGCCGACCTCTTCAACTCCCGCAAACGTCTTGGGCTTGCGCCCCATCGCAATCAGCTTGTCCTCCCGTCTTGAGCGCGCCGTGCACCGGGGGCGGAGTCGGCGAGGACAAGCTGGATGGAATTCGGCCTTGAGGGAGCGCAAGCCCAAGCGGAAACGGGGCGCTGACTGCGGTGTACGCAAGCTGAATGACGACTTTTCTCCCGCGATTCATGGTTTCCAGCCGGTTCGGCGGTGTCGGTACGCCCGCGCCGGGGGAGGGCAAGCTGAATGACCACCAAGCCCCTCGGACCACGCTTGCAGGGGCTCCGATCCAGGCGCGAGCGCGGGTGTCTCGGTGTTGGATTCGGAGCCGTATGCAGTTGCGTCCGCACCGGAAGCGGTCCGGAACGGCTCCGACGTGCTTCCGCTGCGGCAGCAATTCCATAGGACGCCGCTGGTACACCCCAGACCCAGCGCCCCGAAACCGGGGACTCACAACACCCCACTGGCCCAGAGGATCCCGGAGCCGGGGCCGAGCCGGCCGGCGTACCCCAACGCCTGCGAGTCACTCAATCCCGCCACGAAATCGATCACGCCGCGGCCGCGGGCCATGCGGGCGATCTCGGAGTCCTGGGTGTGGCCGTCGAGCCATTCGGGATGC
Coding sequences:
- a CDS encoding SH3 domain-containing protein; protein product: MADDKRDNLPELLDEDGPNVDLADTGVRSFRSRVEKFALPSVMALAVAAGLVFGGIAPDGADNQALTAAPAAVTSDINRAVDGTSRSGERTPAEAEAADPTPEAAPTEEAPAEEAPAEEAPAEEDARKNLVNTETKALSAISKEPTASASASATSSGSKLYATEKVNVRDRASASSERIGSVDKGDSVNSTGQTSNGFTEVSLNGRKGWVSSQFLSRTAPAAAPAAPSSSSASRSASSGSSAAAPAAPAPRSNGNCPIARGVTPRAAALNQAICDRFPSVRSYGGYRAGDSGAHGSGRALDVMVTGATGTEIANWARANAGAYGITEVIWQQRIWTTQRSGEGWRGMSDRGGATANHFDHVHITLR
- a CDS encoding thioredoxin domain-containing protein, which gives rise to MASIEDEKSRKGTAALVAAWVLSVVLAFVLGQQIGEGKRLPAATPAAPTATNAAPEPAQTVPTPDPEVERILLQLPRRVENDPLAKGRVDAKVVLTEWSDYRCPYCARWTMQTYPELQQYVDDGTLRIEYRDLALFGDQSVATAVAGRAAGQQGRFWNYYETVFADFGAGEQPDPTTDQLVEYAQQAGVPDLEKFRADLTDPALRQQVLDDSTEARQLGITGTPFFVINTHVINGAEPTENFISAIERAAKS
- a CDS encoding TetR family transcriptional regulator, encoding MKRIPPAVRREMLLDAAFRVISERGVSAATTRAICAEADMPLASFHYVFESQNELMRQLLHRVIDAAGNMERVPEFTEDLRENVELMLLHALDWAIENRGEDLAYYELGNFALRTPGFEDLARYRLDQALEVITRAFHLLEAIHGSNMVRDKREVAWMALTFIEGIGLMFLNSGDAEMARRAVKGYAGFLVDFAQGRAGGPVQS